The following proteins are encoded in a genomic region of Ctenopharyngodon idella isolate HZGC_01 chromosome 12, HZGC01, whole genome shotgun sequence:
- the fbrs gene encoding autism susceptibility gene 2 protein homolog isoform X1, with translation MDGPSRSGGFRQSRRSRSQRDRERRRRRADLEEPRASSPSSASDQELCRGDSLLRASGGECRPGFPGARHRPPRRRKRESVSCEEDIIDGFAIASFISLEALEMDCSLKPPERSGLLISRGSKRKRGLDENGGPLSEPEEGPPATYTNSWEQRRKIKSKLKRNRDAKLSGNHMETGYICDTESESGDKASDNMEPAFIVCTREAVNSNSASAAVGNGCPLLPSNSSLSLLSVTPRVSGLERSQERSMEQPYPEPISTSSSLPSLAAHSTASVSNSLPEQRNGNGGPHHRHNPSPQHKHKPFLPFPGKSQSIYSMASNNRSSTSGKPPSSSASSSSIRPPTPASSVSLVRGPGGVGTVRPSSRPSPGAVFTPSPSLPPPPPLMQVSPHPSTDQDPTQSNASASGGPSVSSSSSGTSSRSSQAQTSIPTMAYQFHQHNHQHQHTHTHQHFLHPTAAPQPLFEKYPGKIDSLFRHPFFPQYPPSVPGIQPVLPPTGPFSSLHGAFQPKLVALQGAAPEMTSGLGVVPPHLQPKATRLTDPFAPPPKVSNKPGKWCAMHVRVAWMILRHQEKVKLMHADPQKLDFRNDPLPRLTGPGIGGLGGLGPLGGSLTPTHDLTRPGSLFAAAGGVNPSSTPFMPPSTPHSFLSPAAHLEPYVRSPPFSLGALGSSAFGGLGSPTIAASVFGHKTEPSASAVGGLGNPHDPWNRLHVAPASFPSGSSWAKGPEKKDDRGKEVERRELTHIKDEKDRDSFMYGRPPVRMSPGVPSIRHRSNTPSSHTNGLGALSVGGVPSDGQSRERERERESDKRQHSASRGPGSSSSVAPDRPRSSTSSILTTSPSNVPLAPSPLDLFHRQPPHTLSTESNHSSQRENNGPASSSSSSSLPVKKPDRTTTPVSKPVIGLPTGLLLPQVKVKEERKEEPEPVPISIPHSAVTSHNFERPSSRHTHHPSTPSSTLSLTPTPGIPLPPPTPHPPHHPLSLLDRTRAIDAYLGGAGGSAGLVLGAAADRFPPHPHGPPQGHSQATHSFPWDPWRDLAAQQQQQQQRREILTLRSADHLALRSDQHLSRLLQHQQVQRLLEAERAAVAAAVASSPHHPPVPTSTSSASASAGRPEFGLMSHPFDEEQRAQIMREDFERARYFGMHPHPHLSAPHLPSPSHAAHLEQLHAGLLSHSHLHPAGASAQASHHPGLYSRLGPLHSHSHVPNGILTKTPGLVGALSVGAPPPLIPSVNRSSTPPRGSRLGGAGDLALFTTHKDGESR, from the exons ATGGACGGTCCCAGTCGAAGCGGAGGCTTCAGGCAGAGCCGTCGCTCCCGCTCGCAGCGTGACCGAGAGCGGCGGCGGAGGAGAGCGGATCTCGAAGAGCCCAGGGCCTCGTCGCCATCCTCGGCCTCGGACCAAGAACTCTGTAGAGGAGACTCTCTGCTCCGTGCCAGCGGAGGAGAATGCAGACCCGGCTTCCCCGGGGCCAGACACCGGCCTCCGCGTCGGAGGAAGCGAGAGTCGGTGTCTTGCGAGGAGGATATCATTGATGGATTCGCCATAGCCAGCTTCATAAGCCTGGAGGCCTTGGAG ATGGACTGTTCCCTAAAGCCTCCAGAACGATCTGGCTTGTTAATAAGTAGAGGAAGCAAAAGGAAGAGAGGTCTAGATGAAAACGGAGGGCCTCTGTCAGAGCCGGAAGAAGGACCTCCTGCTACGTACACCAACAGTTGGGAGCAGCGCAGGAAGATCAAATCAAAACTGAAGAGAAATAGAGATGCTAAG TTATCTGGAAATCACATGGAGACAGGATACATt TGCGATACAGAGAGTGAATCGGGAGATAAG GCTTCTGACAATATGGAGCCAGCATTCATCGTCTGCACAAGAGAAG CAGTTAACTCCAACTCTGCAAGCGCTGCTGTGGGCAACGGTTGCCCTCTCTTGCCCTCGAATAGCTCACTATCCCTTCTGTCAGTCACACCCCGGGTCTCTGGCCTGGAGAGGAGTCAGGAGAGGAGTATGGAGCAGCCTTACCCTGAGCCCATCTCTACCTCATCCTCTCTGCCTAGCCTTGCAGCCCATTCCACTGCTTCTGTCTCCAACTCACTTCCTGAGCAGCGTAATGGAAATGGTGGTCCTCATCACCGCCATAATCCTAGCCCACAGCACAAACACAAGCCTTTCCTCCCTTTCCCTGGAAAGTCACAATCGATCTACTCAATGGCCAGCAACAACAG GAGCAGTACCTCAGGCAAGCCTCCATCTTCATCAGCCTCTTCTTCATCAATCAGACCACCTACTCCTGCTTCAAGTGTGTCCCTAGTTCGAGGCCCAGGGGGTGTGGGGACAGTAAGACCCTCCTCTCGACCAAGTCCTGGTGCTGTCTTCACACCGTCCCCCAGCCTTCCCCCACCTCCTCCTCTAATGCAGGTGTCACCCCACCCTTCAACAG ATCAGGATCCGACACAATCAAATGCCTCTGCATCTGGAGGACCGTCTGTGTCAAGTTCAAGCTCTGGGACATCTAGCAGATCCTCCCAGGCCCAGACGTCTATCCCTACAATGGCCTACCAGTTCCATCAGCACAATCACCAGCACCAGCACACTCATACTCACCAACACTTCCTACATCCCACAGCTGCACCACAACCATTG ttcGAGAAGTATCCAGGCAAAATAGACAGTCTCTTTCGACACCCA ttttttccTCAGTACCCACCATCTGTGCCTGGAATACAGCCTGTTCTTCCGCCCACAGGACCTTTCAGTTCATTGCATGGAGCTTTTCAGCCTAAG CTTGTTGCCCTTCAGGGAGCTGCTCCAGAGATGACTTCTGGTTTAGGAGTTGTACCGCCTCATCTGCAGCCTAAAGCTACTAGG CTAACAGACCCATTTGCACCACCACCAAAAGTCAGTAAT AAACCTGGAAAATGGTGCGCTATGCATGTCCGTGTGGCTTGGATGATTCTAAGGCATCAAGAAAAAGTCAAG CTTATGCATGCTGATCCACAAAAGCTCGACTTCCGTAATGACCCATTGCCTCGACTCACTGGCCCTGGTATTGGTGGACTAGGAGGTCTAGGACCACTTGGTGGTTCCCTTACCCCAACTCATGATCTTACAAGACCAGGAAGCCTGTTTGCAGCCGCTG GTGGAGTCAATCCGTCCTCCACACCATTCATGCCTCCATCAACGCCCCACTCTTTCCTCAGCCCAGCAGCACATCTGG AACCATATGTTCGTTCACCACCGTTCTCTTTGGGAGCCCTGGGTTCTAGTGCCTTTGGAGGCCTAGGCAGCCCCACGATAG CGGCCAGTGTTTTTGGACATAAGACCGAACCCTCTGCAAGTGCGGTTGGAGGACTAGGTAATCCCCATGATCCATGGAATCGTCTGCATGTTGCTCCTGCCTCTTTCCCCTCTGGATCGTCTTGGGCCAAGGGACCGGAGAAAAAAGATGATCGAGGAAAGGAAGTGGAGAGAAGAGAACTGACTCATATAAAAGATGAAAAGGACAG AGACAGTTTCATGTATGGACGCCCACCAGTGCGAATGTCACCTGGTGTCCCATCCATCAGGCACCGCAGCAACACCCCCAGTTCACATACGAATGGCTTGGGTGCACTGAGCGTAGGTGGGGTCCCTTCAGATGGCCAAAGCAGAGAGCGTGAACGAGAAAGAGAGTCAGACAAGAGACAACATTCTGCATCAAGGGGACCAGGGTCATCTTCCTCTGTAGCACCGGACAGACCTCGATCCTCAACATCTTCTATTCTCACAACCTCTCCTTCTAATGTCCCCTTAGCCCCTTCTCCCCTGGATCTGTTTCACCGACAGCCACCACACACTCTCAGCACAGAATCCAATCACTCTTCGCAAAGAGAGAATAACGGTCCAgcctcttcttcctcttctaGTTCGCTTCCAGTAAAGAAACCTGATCGGACCACAACTCCAGTATCCAAACCTGTAATTGGTCTACCAACTGGGCTGCTCCTCCCCCAAGTCAAGGTCAAAGAAGAGCGTAAGGAGGAGCCTGAGCCAGTGCCCATCTCCATACCGCATTCTGCCGTAACTTCACACAACTTTGAACGGCCCAGTAGTCGACACACACACCATCCATCCACCCCTTCCTCAACCCTCTCATTGACGCCTACACCTGGcattcctcttcctcctccaacTCCGCACCCTCCCCACCATCCTCTGTCCCTTTTAGATCGTACACGGGCTATTGATGCCTATCTAGGTGGTGCTGGAGGCTCAGCCGGACTGGTATTAGGTGCTGCAGCTGACCGTTTCCCACCACATCCACATGGTCCTCCGCAAGGTCATTCCCAAGCCACTCACAGCTTTCCTTGGGACCCTTGGAGGGATCTGGCCGcccaacaacaacagcagcagcagcgcaGGGAAATATTGACTCTGAGGTCAGCAGATCACCTTGCACTTCGCTCTGATCAACACTTGTCAAGACTTCTCCAGCATCAGCAGGTACAGCGACTCTTGGAGGCTGAGAGAGCCGCAGTAGCGGCAGCTGTGGCGTCCAGCCCGCACCATCCACCAGTACCTACCTCTACGTCCTCTGCTTCAGCTTCAGCAGGCAGGCCAGAGTTCGGTTTGATGTCCCACCCATTTGATGAGGAACAACGTGCTCAGATAATGCGGGAAGACTTTGAGCGAGCACGGTACTTTGGGATGCATCCACATCCTCACCTGTCTGCACCTCACCTTCCTAGCCCGTCTCATGCTGCCCACCTAGAACAGCTTCACGCAGGGCTACTGTCTCACTCTCATCTCCATCCAGCTGGAGCCTCCGCACAAGCATCACATCACCCTGGCCTCTACTCTAGACTTGGACCCCTGCATTCACACTCTCATGTGCCTAATGGCATTCTAACGAAGACCCCAGGTCTAGTTGGGGCATTGTCAGTTGGGGCTCCACCACCTCTTATTCCTTCTGTTAACAGATCTTCTACTCCACCCCGCGGCTCCAGACTTGGTGGGGCAGGAGACTTGGCCCTTTTTACCACACATAAAGATGGCGAGTCAAGATAG
- the fbrs gene encoding autism susceptibility gene 2 protein homolog isoform X5 encodes MDGPSRSGGFRQSRRSRSQRDRERRRRRADLEEPRASSPSSASDQELCRGDSLLRASGGECRPGFPGARHRPPRRRKRESVSCEEDIIDGFAIASFISLEALEMDCSLKPPERSGLLISRGSKRKRGLDENGGPLSEPEEGPPATYTNSWEQRRKIKSKLKRNRDAKLSGNHMETGYICDTESESGDKASDNMEPAFIVCTREAVNSNSASAAVGNGCPLLPSNSSLSLLSVTPRVSGLERSQERSMEQPYPEPISTSSSLPSLAAHSTASVSNSLPEQRNGNGGPHHRHNPSPQHKHKPFLPFPGKSQSIYSMASNNRSSTSGKPPSSSASSSSIRPPTPASSVSLVRGPGGVGTVRPSSRPSPGAVFTPSPSLPPPPPLMQVSPHPSTDQDPTQSNASASGGPSVSSSSSGTSSRSSQAQTSIPTMAYQFHQHNHQHQHTHTHQHFLHPTAAPQPLFEKYPGKIDSLFRHPFFPQYPPSVPGIQPVLPPTGPFSSLHGAFQPKGAAPEMTSGLGVVPPHLQPKATRLTDPFAPPPKVSNKPGKWCAMHVRVAWMILRHQEKVKLMHADPQKLDFRNDPLPRLTGPGIGGLGGLGPLGGSLTPTHDLTRPGSLFAAAEPYVRSPPFSLGALGSSAFGGLGSPTIAASVFGHKTEPSASAVGGLGNPHDPWNRLHVAPASFPSGSSWAKGPEKKDDRGKEVERRELTHIKDEKDRDSFMYGRPPVRMSPGVPSIRHRSNTPSSHTNGLGALSVGGVPSDGQSRERERERESDKRQHSASRGPGSSSSVAPDRPRSSTSSILTTSPSNVPLAPSPLDLFHRQPPHTLSTESNHSSQRENNGPASSSSSSSLPVKKPDRTTTPVSKPVIGLPTGLLLPQVKVKEERKEEPEPVPISIPHSAVTSHNFERPSSRHTHHPSTPSSTLSLTPTPGIPLPPPTPHPPHHPLSLLDRTRAIDAYLGGAGGSAGLVLGAAADRFPPHPHGPPQGHSQATHSFPWDPWRDLAAQQQQQQQRREILTLRSADHLALRSDQHLSRLLQHQQVQRLLEAERAAVAAAVASSPHHPPVPTSTSSASASAGRPEFGLMSHPFDEEQRAQIMREDFERARYFGMHPHPHLSAPHLPSPSHAAHLEQLHAGLLSHSHLHPAGASAQASHHPGLYSRLGPLHSHSHVPNGILTKTPGLVGALSVGAPPPLIPSVNRSSTPPRGSRLGGAGDLALFTTHKDGESR; translated from the exons ATGGACGGTCCCAGTCGAAGCGGAGGCTTCAGGCAGAGCCGTCGCTCCCGCTCGCAGCGTGACCGAGAGCGGCGGCGGAGGAGAGCGGATCTCGAAGAGCCCAGGGCCTCGTCGCCATCCTCGGCCTCGGACCAAGAACTCTGTAGAGGAGACTCTCTGCTCCGTGCCAGCGGAGGAGAATGCAGACCCGGCTTCCCCGGGGCCAGACACCGGCCTCCGCGTCGGAGGAAGCGAGAGTCGGTGTCTTGCGAGGAGGATATCATTGATGGATTCGCCATAGCCAGCTTCATAAGCCTGGAGGCCTTGGAG ATGGACTGTTCCCTAAAGCCTCCAGAACGATCTGGCTTGTTAATAAGTAGAGGAAGCAAAAGGAAGAGAGGTCTAGATGAAAACGGAGGGCCTCTGTCAGAGCCGGAAGAAGGACCTCCTGCTACGTACACCAACAGTTGGGAGCAGCGCAGGAAGATCAAATCAAAACTGAAGAGAAATAGAGATGCTAAG TTATCTGGAAATCACATGGAGACAGGATACATt TGCGATACAGAGAGTGAATCGGGAGATAAG GCTTCTGACAATATGGAGCCAGCATTCATCGTCTGCACAAGAGAAG CAGTTAACTCCAACTCTGCAAGCGCTGCTGTGGGCAACGGTTGCCCTCTCTTGCCCTCGAATAGCTCACTATCCCTTCTGTCAGTCACACCCCGGGTCTCTGGCCTGGAGAGGAGTCAGGAGAGGAGTATGGAGCAGCCTTACCCTGAGCCCATCTCTACCTCATCCTCTCTGCCTAGCCTTGCAGCCCATTCCACTGCTTCTGTCTCCAACTCACTTCCTGAGCAGCGTAATGGAAATGGTGGTCCTCATCACCGCCATAATCCTAGCCCACAGCACAAACACAAGCCTTTCCTCCCTTTCCCTGGAAAGTCACAATCGATCTACTCAATGGCCAGCAACAACAG GAGCAGTACCTCAGGCAAGCCTCCATCTTCATCAGCCTCTTCTTCATCAATCAGACCACCTACTCCTGCTTCAAGTGTGTCCCTAGTTCGAGGCCCAGGGGGTGTGGGGACAGTAAGACCCTCCTCTCGACCAAGTCCTGGTGCTGTCTTCACACCGTCCCCCAGCCTTCCCCCACCTCCTCCTCTAATGCAGGTGTCACCCCACCCTTCAACAG ATCAGGATCCGACACAATCAAATGCCTCTGCATCTGGAGGACCGTCTGTGTCAAGTTCAAGCTCTGGGACATCTAGCAGATCCTCCCAGGCCCAGACGTCTATCCCTACAATGGCCTACCAGTTCCATCAGCACAATCACCAGCACCAGCACACTCATACTCACCAACACTTCCTACATCCCACAGCTGCACCACAACCATTG ttcGAGAAGTATCCAGGCAAAATAGACAGTCTCTTTCGACACCCA ttttttccTCAGTACCCACCATCTGTGCCTGGAATACAGCCTGTTCTTCCGCCCACAGGACCTTTCAGTTCATTGCATGGAGCTTTTCAGCCTAAG GGAGCTGCTCCAGAGATGACTTCTGGTTTAGGAGTTGTACCGCCTCATCTGCAGCCTAAAGCTACTAGG CTAACAGACCCATTTGCACCACCACCAAAAGTCAGTAAT AAACCTGGAAAATGGTGCGCTATGCATGTCCGTGTGGCTTGGATGATTCTAAGGCATCAAGAAAAAGTCAAG CTTATGCATGCTGATCCACAAAAGCTCGACTTCCGTAATGACCCATTGCCTCGACTCACTGGCCCTGGTATTGGTGGACTAGGAGGTCTAGGACCACTTGGTGGTTCCCTTACCCCAACTCATGATCTTACAAGACCAGGAAGCCTGTTTGCAGCCGCTG AACCATATGTTCGTTCACCACCGTTCTCTTTGGGAGCCCTGGGTTCTAGTGCCTTTGGAGGCCTAGGCAGCCCCACGATAG CGGCCAGTGTTTTTGGACATAAGACCGAACCCTCTGCAAGTGCGGTTGGAGGACTAGGTAATCCCCATGATCCATGGAATCGTCTGCATGTTGCTCCTGCCTCTTTCCCCTCTGGATCGTCTTGGGCCAAGGGACCGGAGAAAAAAGATGATCGAGGAAAGGAAGTGGAGAGAAGAGAACTGACTCATATAAAAGATGAAAAGGACAG AGACAGTTTCATGTATGGACGCCCACCAGTGCGAATGTCACCTGGTGTCCCATCCATCAGGCACCGCAGCAACACCCCCAGTTCACATACGAATGGCTTGGGTGCACTGAGCGTAGGTGGGGTCCCTTCAGATGGCCAAAGCAGAGAGCGTGAACGAGAAAGAGAGTCAGACAAGAGACAACATTCTGCATCAAGGGGACCAGGGTCATCTTCCTCTGTAGCACCGGACAGACCTCGATCCTCAACATCTTCTATTCTCACAACCTCTCCTTCTAATGTCCCCTTAGCCCCTTCTCCCCTGGATCTGTTTCACCGACAGCCACCACACACTCTCAGCACAGAATCCAATCACTCTTCGCAAAGAGAGAATAACGGTCCAgcctcttcttcctcttctaGTTCGCTTCCAGTAAAGAAACCTGATCGGACCACAACTCCAGTATCCAAACCTGTAATTGGTCTACCAACTGGGCTGCTCCTCCCCCAAGTCAAGGTCAAAGAAGAGCGTAAGGAGGAGCCTGAGCCAGTGCCCATCTCCATACCGCATTCTGCCGTAACTTCACACAACTTTGAACGGCCCAGTAGTCGACACACACACCATCCATCCACCCCTTCCTCAACCCTCTCATTGACGCCTACACCTGGcattcctcttcctcctccaacTCCGCACCCTCCCCACCATCCTCTGTCCCTTTTAGATCGTACACGGGCTATTGATGCCTATCTAGGTGGTGCTGGAGGCTCAGCCGGACTGGTATTAGGTGCTGCAGCTGACCGTTTCCCACCACATCCACATGGTCCTCCGCAAGGTCATTCCCAAGCCACTCACAGCTTTCCTTGGGACCCTTGGAGGGATCTGGCCGcccaacaacaacagcagcagcagcgcaGGGAAATATTGACTCTGAGGTCAGCAGATCACCTTGCACTTCGCTCTGATCAACACTTGTCAAGACTTCTCCAGCATCAGCAGGTACAGCGACTCTTGGAGGCTGAGAGAGCCGCAGTAGCGGCAGCTGTGGCGTCCAGCCCGCACCATCCACCAGTACCTACCTCTACGTCCTCTGCTTCAGCTTCAGCAGGCAGGCCAGAGTTCGGTTTGATGTCCCACCCATTTGATGAGGAACAACGTGCTCAGATAATGCGGGAAGACTTTGAGCGAGCACGGTACTTTGGGATGCATCCACATCCTCACCTGTCTGCACCTCACCTTCCTAGCCCGTCTCATGCTGCCCACCTAGAACAGCTTCACGCAGGGCTACTGTCTCACTCTCATCTCCATCCAGCTGGAGCCTCCGCACAAGCATCACATCACCCTGGCCTCTACTCTAGACTTGGACCCCTGCATTCACACTCTCATGTGCCTAATGGCATTCTAACGAAGACCCCAGGTCTAGTTGGGGCATTGTCAGTTGGGGCTCCACCACCTCTTATTCCTTCTGTTAACAGATCTTCTACTCCACCCCGCGGCTCCAGACTTGGTGGGGCAGGAGACTTGGCCCTTTTTACCACACATAAAGATGGCGAGTCAAGATAG